One window of Macrococcus sp. 19Msa1099 genomic DNA carries:
- a CDS encoding immune inhibitor A domain-containing protein gives MKLIKLIVSIGICSLTFTCNVQATEKQPNNNVQLQNAKKVKTKPIITQKKTVQTKAIPPFKSRPYKGQVINENVLVVLMDFSNAPHGKLTQKDTENYIKSYDKKYYNDLFFGKNVTGPGGYKYHSLKSYYNSASSGSLSLTGQVAGWYRAKHPIQYYGANNDARASELVMEAAEKVAKDKKIDMKRYDRFDYYDLDKDKKVNEPDGIIDKFVVVYSGIGESEGGGKFGQNTIWEHVSEVPFTKDNKPSTIPGTYSKNSKFLKKRLAIAEYGMISEDSTVGTVAHEFGHMLGLPDEYDTASSSVSHAGEPVRYWSLMSYGKDAGKIPGLNPVSMSPYAKMLIQRIYGGNWIRINEVDYKQINAKKKYYLLDQSAYKGQNNNVIKVNLPPLQKKVKGKLKSYKRYYLIEWRNHTGLDIGLSRIKDSFGINKYGKGMLVWYVNEYYKDNSNLSKHFGESLIGVVDASPGNIRTSGGYMPMTDIQIFDAPFNTRSFGQYNSNKNYFFKKKSTAPVLLFDDRNYSKKAMLNMQAPDSSRVLPQLGIKIKVEDQNKEGTVGKISIYK, from the coding sequence GTGAAGCTTATAAAGTTGATTGTGAGTATTGGAATATGTTCATTAACATTTACTTGTAATGTTCAGGCAACTGAGAAACAGCCAAATAATAATGTACAGTTGCAGAACGCTAAAAAAGTAAAGACAAAACCGATAATTACCCAGAAGAAGACAGTTCAGACGAAAGCAATACCACCTTTTAAATCCAGACCTTATAAAGGACAGGTCATTAATGAAAATGTACTGGTTGTATTAATGGATTTTAGTAATGCACCGCACGGAAAGCTTACGCAGAAGGATACCGAAAACTATATAAAATCATATGATAAGAAATACTATAATGACCTGTTCTTTGGTAAGAATGTCACAGGTCCAGGAGGATACAAATATCATTCACTTAAATCCTATTATAATAGTGCATCAAGTGGCAGTCTGTCATTAACAGGACAAGTAGCGGGATGGTATCGTGCGAAACATCCGATTCAATATTACGGTGCTAACAATGATGCACGGGCTTCTGAGCTGGTTATGGAAGCAGCGGAAAAAGTTGCTAAAGACAAAAAGATTGATATGAAACGCTATGACAGATTTGATTATTATGACCTTGATAAAGACAAAAAAGTAAACGAACCCGATGGTATCATCGATAAGTTTGTTGTCGTATATAGTGGTATCGGTGAAAGTGAAGGTGGTGGGAAATTTGGACAGAATACGATCTGGGAACATGTTTCCGAAGTGCCATTCACTAAAGATAATAAGCCGTCAACGATTCCGGGAACCTATAGCAAGAATTCAAAGTTTCTAAAGAAACGACTAGCAATTGCAGAATATGGCATGATATCTGAAGACAGTACAGTAGGGACAGTGGCACATGAGTTTGGACATATGCTTGGACTACCTGATGAATATGACACAGCAAGTAGCTCGGTGAGTCATGCAGGTGAACCAGTTCGTTATTGGTCGCTTATGAGTTATGGTAAAGATGCCGGAAAGATTCCTGGATTGAACCCTGTCAGTATGAGCCCTTATGCTAAGATGCTTATTCAGAGAATCTACGGTGGTAACTGGATTCGTATCAATGAAGTAGATTATAAGCAGATTAATGCGAAGAAAAAGTATTATTTGCTGGATCAATCTGCTTATAAAGGACAGAACAATAACGTCATTAAAGTAAACTTGCCCCCGTTACAAAAGAAAGTAAAGGGTAAGCTAAAGAGCTATAAGCGCTATTATTTAATTGAGTGGAGGAATCATACAGGTTTAGATATCGGTTTATCGAGAATTAAAGATTCTTTTGGCATAAATAAATATGGTAAAGGAATGCTTGTGTGGTATGTGAATGAATATTATAAAGATAATAGTAATTTATCTAAACATTTTGGTGAAAGTTTGATTGGCGTAGTCGATGCGAGCCCTGGAAATATTCGTACTTCTGGCGGGTATATGCCGATGACAGATATACAAATTTTTGATGCGCCATTCAATACAAGATCTTTTGGGCAATACAATTCGAATAAAAACTATTTCTTCAAGAAGAAATCTACAGCACCAGTACTACTTTTTGATGACAGGAATTATTCGAAAAAAGCGATGTTAAATATGCAGGCCCCAGATAGTAGCCGTGTATTACCTCAACTTGGTATTAAAATTAAAGTTGAAGACCAAAATAAAGAAGGTACTGTCGGAAAGATCAGTATATATAAATAA
- a CDS encoding DUF523 domain-containing protein yields the protein MILISSCLVGHPVRYDGRSKTNEIIARLIDMKEAIHACPEMLGGLTVPRAPAEIVGGDGDDCLDGKARVITIHGTDVTAEFIAGAKQTLQYCIDYNVSTAVLKADSPSCGSDQIYDGSFNGKLKSGDGVTAALLRRHGIHVISEVEFVNNLDDTL from the coding sequence ATGATCTTAATCAGTAGCTGTCTTGTAGGACATCCAGTGCGCTATGATGGCCGGAGTAAAACAAATGAAATTATTGCTAGATTAATAGATATGAAAGAGGCGATACATGCTTGTCCGGAAATGCTGGGTGGATTGACTGTTCCCCGTGCACCTGCTGAAATTGTAGGGGGAGATGGCGATGATTGTCTGGATGGAAAGGCGCGTGTGATAACGATTCATGGGACTGATGTCACTGCTGAATTTATCGCAGGGGCCAAGCAGACATTACAGTATTGTATAGATTACAATGTATCTACTGCTGTATTAAAAGCAGACAGTCCAAGTTGTGGTAGCGATCAAATCTACGATGGTTCATTTAACGGAAAGCTGAAAAGTGGGGACGGTGTAACTGCAGCTTTACTACGAAGACATGGTATTCATGTCATAAGTGAAGTTGAATTTGTTAATAATCTAGATGACACACTTTAG
- a CDS encoding GNAT family N-acetyltransferase — translation MTYFETERLIFRNWHNSDLAHYIELNRNFEVRRYFPDILSKERSERIFDIMYKEIERDKHGLFAVTLKDGTFIGFIGTLFAEYDASIPHSPFYEIGWRILPQFTGNGYATEGAQGLIDYMRMLKIEDLYAYTSVNNIKSINVMKKLGMKDVTAFVHPHYPDEQILYRSVVNDLNQ, via the coding sequence ATGACATACTTTGAAACGGAACGTCTCATTTTTAGAAATTGGCATAACTCAGATCTTGCGCATTACATTGAACTGAATCGGAATTTTGAAGTGAGAAGATACTTCCCGGATATACTGAGTAAGGAAAGAAGTGAGCGTATCTTTGATATCATGTACAAAGAAATAGAGCGTGACAAACATGGTTTGTTTGCAGTGACTTTAAAAGATGGCACATTTATCGGTTTTATTGGGACGCTGTTTGCTGAATATGACGCTTCAATCCCACATAGTCCATTTTATGAAATTGGCTGGAGGATATTACCGCAGTTCACTGGTAATGGATATGCGACAGAAGGTGCACAAGGTCTGATAGATTACATGCGTATGCTAAAGATAGAAGATTTATATGCGTATACATCTGTAAATAATATAAAGAGTATCAATGTAATGAAGAAGTTAGGAATGAAGGATGTTACAGCATTTGTTCATCCGCACTATCCAGATGAACAAATATTATATAGGAGTGTAGTGAATGATCTTAATCAGTAG